One stretch of Anabas testudineus chromosome 24, fAnaTes1.2, whole genome shotgun sequence DNA includes these proteins:
- the tram2 gene encoding translocating chain-associated membrane protein 2, whose protein sequence is MAFRRRNKSYPFFSQEFLIQNHADIVFSLVIFILIGLMFEATAKTAILFIQPQYNVTTLSPEGEVTFYHYGWKDCATILFYFFIAIILHAVVQEYLLDKVNRRLHLSKSKNTKFNESGQLCVFHLVSSVWSFYILITEGYILHPSSLWENYPHIHLRFQVKFFYLTQLAYWLHALPELYFQKVRKEEISRQLQYISLYLLHISAAYLLNLSRVGLVLLFLQYVSELGFHIARLFYFTDENHQKTFDLWAVSFVFTRMATLTLMFLAVGFGLARAENQGLDLEMGNFNTVLIRMTVLLLACLTQSWLLWKFIRFQLRRWREFRHEQAVRKKAATKQPLRPLKRDSLGHHENGLLKAENGASPRTKKFKSP, encoded by the exons ATGGCATTCCGCCGAAGAAACAAGAGTTATCCTTTCTTCAGTCAGGAATTCCTCATTCAAAACCATGCCGATATCGTGTTCAGTTTGgtgattttcattttgattgGGTTGATGTTTGAG GCCACAGCCAAGACGGCCATATTGTTCATTCAGCCTCAGTACAACGTCACCACACTATCACCAG aGGGAGAGGTGACATTTTACCATTACGGATGGAAGGACTGTGCCACCATCCTCTTCTATTTCTTCATCGCCATCATTCTCCATGCGGTAGTGCAGGAGTATCTTCTGGAT AAAGTAAACCGGCGTCTCCACCTGTCCAAGAGCAAGAACACAAAGTTTAATGAGTCGGgccaactgtgtgtgtttcacttggTTTCTAGTGTGTGGAGTTTTTACATCCTCATTACA GAAGGATATATCTTGCATCCCAGTAGCCTGTGGGAGAACTATCCCCATATACACCTCAG GTTTCAGGTGAAGTTTTTCTACCTCACTCAGCTGGCCTACTGGCTGCATGCCCTGCCAGAACTCTACTTCCAGAAAGTACGCAAG gaggAGATTTCTCGCCAGCTGCAGTACATCTCCCTTTATCTACTACACATCTCTGCAGCCTATTTGTTAAA TTTGAGTCGTGTGGGTCTGGTACTACTCTTCCTCCAGTATGTGTCAGAACTAGGCTTCCACATTGCCAGACTCTTCTACTTTACTGATGAGAACCATCAGAAAAC GTTTGACCTCTGGGCAGTCAGCTTTGTGTTCACACGGATGGCTACTTTGACTCTAATGTTTCTGGCTGTTGGATTTGGTTTGGCTCGCGCTGAGAACCAGGGGCTGGATTTGGAGATGGGCAACTTTAACACTGTACTGATAAG GATGACTGTTCTACTGCTGGCATGTCTGACCCAATCTTGGCTACTCTGGAAGTTTATCCGCTTCCAGCTGAGGCGCTGGAGGGAGTTCAGGCATGAACAGGCCGTTCGCAAGAAGGCTGCCACAAAGCAACCCTTACGGCCACTGAAGAGAGACTCAC TTGGTCACCATGAAAATGGACTTCTTAAAGCTGAGAATGGAGCATCTCCTCGGACCAAAAAGTTCAAATCCCCCTAA
- the LOC113149361 gene encoding protein eva-1 homolog A isoform X3: MNPIINSTSGANMAFISNALAAYNYISDHPERAALFFVCGVCLGLFLTLFALVVQISCRTDCQPRQRPPAKKRAHPADSSSDSSDSDSDWDTTSDLSARRHRRFERTLNMNVFTSAEELERAQRLEERERIIREIWMNGQPDIPGTRSLNRYY; this comes from the exons ATGAATCCCATCATCAACTCCACCTCTGGTGCCAATATGGCCTTCATCAGCAATGCACTGGCAGCCTACAACTACATATCAG ACCACCCAGAGAGGGCAGCGCTCTTCTTCGTCTGCGGCGTGTGTTTGGGCCTCTTCCTCACACTCTTTGCCCTCGTGGTCCAGATCTCCTGCCGCACCGACTGTCAGCCCCGCCAGCGGCCCCCTGCCAAAAAGCGAGCACACCCCGCTGACTCGTCCTCCGATTCCAGCGACTCGGACTCAGACTGGGACACCACTTCAGATCTGTCAGCGAGGAGGCACCGTCGCTTTGAACGCACGCTTAACATGAACGTGTTCACGTCGGCAGAGGAACTGGAACGAGCACAGAGGCTCGAGGAAAGGGAGCGAATCATCCGAGAGATCTGGATGAATGGCCAACCGGACATACCTGGGACACGTAGCCTCAATCGCTATTACTAG
- the efhc1 gene encoding EF-hand domain-containing protein 1: MDYRHGLPFLPGYTFRDVSKSAFHRPQTLNYMNGYALPRRPTVGIGQDPLLSEHLIQQELSELDVRPSDLTYGSSEESLAQDFIPAHVALDKKVLRFYAYFEEDVLYSPEELYRVRPVVIYYYLEDDSMCIIEPMVENSGIPQGKRIKRQRLPKNECGEYYQWKDLNLGMDLEVYGVKYRITQCDAFTKEFMESEGMVVNDPEPMPEDPYNKRRTKPQPFYRTPPEFDRMHQFLTMDRKVLRFFAMWDDSDSLFGDTKPVTIQYFLVDDTVEIREVHKPNSGRDPFPVLMRRQRLPKKFKPVTFPSCVLEVSKDEVDQYYSPKDFRVGQTVTLLGRRFQLYDCDGFTKEYFQRNHPDIEMKPTEIPKEVDTLQGKEMEVPHYNGFGSLEDSLQNCLSLIPKPPKKNVLKMLENDHRVLRYSARLESLNPEDECRRFILSYFLSNDMISIYEKPTRNSGIIGGKFLEKTRIPKPNSTVQHPEYYSPADFAIGATVEVFSHRFVLTDADQYVLTYLESNSSQIPSQTLDSLRQKLCAGTANNQPGDEAAEPSS, from the exons ATGGATTACCGTCATGGATTACCGTTTTTACCAGGATACACTTTCCGGGATGTATCG AAGTCAGCCTTCCATCGCCCCCAAACACTGAACTACATGAATGGCTATGCTCTGCCCCGTCGCCCCACTGTTGGCATTGGACAGGATCCTCTTTTATCTGAGCACCTGATCCAGCAGGAGCTCAGTGAGCTGGATGTTAGACCATCAGATCTTACATACGGCTCCTCAGAGGAGAGTCTAGCTCAGGATTTCATCCCAGCTCATGTGGCCCTTGACAAAAAG GTGCTGAGGTTCTACGCATACTTTGAGGAAGACGTCCTGTATTCCCCTGAAGAGTTGTACCGTGTTCGTCCCGTGGTCATTTACTACTACCTTGAGGATGACAGCATGTGCATCATTGAGCCCATGGTGGAAAACTCTGGGATACCACAAGGGAAGAGGATCAAACGGCAGCGTCTGCCCAAGAATGAGTGTGGAGAGTATTACCAGTGGAAAGACCTTAACCTCGGCATGGACCTGGAGGTGTATGGGGTCAAGTACCGCATCACACAGTGTGATGCTTTTACAAAG GAATTTATGGAAAGTGAGGGCATGGTTGTGAACGACCCTGAGCCCATGCCAGAGGATCCTTACAACAAACGTCGCACAAAACCTCAGCCTTTCTACAGAACACCCCCTGAATTTGACCGCATGCACCAGTTTCTCACCATGGACCGCAAG GTGCTCCGCTTCTTTGCCATGTGGGACGACTCTGACTCTCTGTTTGGGGACACAAAGCCCGTTACCATCCAGTATTTCCTGGTGGACGACACAGTTGAGATCAGAGAAGTCCATAAACCCAACAGTGGCCGGGATCCCTTCCCTGTCCTGATGCGCAGACAGAGGCTGCCCAAGAAATTCAAACCAG TGACCTTCCCCAGCTGTGTGCTTGAAGTCTCAAAAGATGAAGTGGATCAATACTATTCACCCAAAGACTTCCGGGTGGGTCAAACAGTGACACTGCTTGGCCGTCGCTTTCAGCTGTATGACTGTGATGGCTTCACGAAAGAGTATTTCCAGAGGAACCACCCAGACATAGAGATGAAACCCACTGAGATACCAAAGGAGGTCGACACACTTCAGGGCAAAGAGATG GAGGTTCCTCACTACAATGGCTTCGGTTCACTTGAAGACTCTCTGCAGAATTGTTTGTCTCTAATTCCTAAGCCTCCCAAAAAGAATGTGCTAAAGATGCTGGAGAATGACCACAGAGTGTTGCGCTACAGTGCCAGACTG GAATCCCTAAATCCTGAAGACGAGTGCAGACGTTTTATACTCTCTTACTTCCTGTCCAACGACATGATCAGTATTTATGAAAAGCCCACTCGCAACTCTGGTATCATCGGCGGCAAATTCCTGGAAAAGACACGCATTCCTAAGCCGAACTCTACAGTGCAACATCCTGAGTACTACTCACCTGCAGATTTTGCGATTGGTGCGACTGTGGAAG ttttcagccACCGTTTTGTTTTGACCGATGCCGACCAGTATGTGCTGACATACCTAGAATCCAACTCCAGCCAGATTCCTTCTCAGACACTGGATTCTTTGCGTCAGAAGCTGTGTGCTGGGACGGCCAATAACCAGCCAG GTGATGAAGCAGCAGAACCATCTTCATGA